The following coding sequences are from one Shewanella eurypsychrophilus window:
- a CDS encoding DUF1329 domain-containing protein encodes MNKLAILSAAVMVALTAPSALAKVTDAEAAKLGTELTPLGGVKAGNADGSIPAWDGGITTAAAGYEKGMHHPDPFSADKIEFTITNATKEKYKAHLTEGQMKLFELYPDTYKMNVYQTRRTASVPQFVYDATKANATRAELVSEGNGVKGASIGVPFPIPENGLEVIWNHVLRFRGVDVKTSRSQAAPTAGGSYTLVETAEEIRFQYSRPEMTLDKLAASNTLFYFKQVVTQPARLAGTALLVKETMDQEALPRQAWTYNTGQRRVRKAPNVAFDTPGSVSDGLRTTDDFDMFNGSPVRYNWELIGKQEVYIPYNDYKLHSDQLKYDQIIHPGHINPEFVRWEKHRVWVVKAQLKEGMRHIYKTRTFYIDEDSWQVSLADMYDNRDELYRVAVAHAINYYEVPTHWSTLEVFHDLQSRRYIAMGLDNEGRMYDFDAKLSEANFTPAALRRAGIR; translated from the coding sequence ATGAACAAACTTGCGATATTGTCGGCGGCTGTGATGGTTGCATTAACTGCACCCAGTGCGTTAGCTAAAGTCACAGATGCAGAAGCGGCAAAATTAGGCACCGAACTGACACCATTAGGTGGGGTTAAAGCGGGTAACGCTGATGGTTCTATTCCTGCTTGGGATGGTGGGATCACCACCGCTGCAGCTGGTTATGAGAAGGGAATGCATCATCCTGATCCATTTTCTGCTGATAAAATAGAATTTACGATCACCAATGCGACTAAAGAGAAGTATAAGGCACATTTGACTGAAGGGCAGATGAAGCTCTTTGAATTGTATCCAGATACATACAAGATGAATGTCTATCAAACCAGGCGTACAGCGTCTGTACCTCAGTTTGTCTATGATGCGACTAAGGCTAACGCCACTCGTGCAGAGCTCGTGTCTGAAGGTAATGGTGTAAAAGGTGCATCGATTGGTGTGCCTTTTCCTATCCCTGAAAATGGCTTAGAAGTTATTTGGAATCATGTATTACGCTTCCGTGGTGTCGATGTGAAAACATCGCGTAGCCAAGCGGCTCCAACAGCGGGTGGAAGCTATACATTAGTTGAAACAGCTGAAGAGATACGTTTTCAGTATTCACGTCCTGAAATGACGCTGGATAAGCTTGCTGCATCTAATACCCTGTTTTATTTCAAGCAAGTTGTGACTCAACCTGCTCGTCTGGCGGGTACAGCTCTTCTTGTGAAAGAAACCATGGATCAAGAAGCCTTGCCACGACAGGCGTGGACTTATAACACGGGTCAGCGACGAGTACGTAAAGCGCCAAACGTCGCTTTTGATACTCCAGGTTCGGTATCTGATGGGCTAAGAACCACCGATGACTTTGATATGTTTAACGGCTCTCCAGTAAGATATAACTGGGAACTTATTGGTAAACAAGAAGTTTACATTCCATATAATGATTATAAATTGCACTCAGATCAGTTGAAGTACGATCAAATCATTCATCCCGGTCATATTAACCCTGAATTTGTCCGTTGGGAAAAACATCGTGTTTGGGTGGTTAAGGCTCAGCTAAAAGAGGGAATGCGTCATATCTACAAGACGCGTACTTTCTATATAGATGAAGATTCATGGCAGGTATCGCTTGCTGATATGTACGATAACCGTGATGAGCTTTATCGTGTCGCGGTTGCCCATGCCATTAACTACTATGAAGTGCCAACTCATTGGAGCACCTTAGAAGTGTTCCATGATCTTCAATCTCGCCGTTATATCGCAATGGGGCTAGATAATGAAGGTCGTATGTATGATTTCGATGCCAAGCTCAGTGAAGCTAATTTCACGCCTGCAGCATTAAGACGTGCCGGTATTCGTTAA